The Desulfitobacterium chlororespirans DSM 11544 DNA segment ATGGATCTCATCACCAGATTCTCCAAAGCAGGACTGACCCTGGCGTTCAGCTTGCTGGGAGGGACGGCTAATTCCTGCAAATGCTTAAGAGCAATGGAGATCGGGGTCTCGCCGTCGTAGGGCACCTTCCCTGTCAGGAGTTCATAGAGAATAATCCCTAAGGAATAAAGATCGGATTGTTCGTTGGTCTGGATTCCCCGGGCCTGTTCCGGAGAAAGGTAATGAACGGAACCCACGATATCTCCCGTATGGGTCATGGTGGCTGCTGAAACAGCCCGGGCGATGCCGAAATCAGTGACCTTAATCCGCCCGTCTTCGGTAACCAGAATATTATGAGGTTTAATATCCCGGTGAATAATATGATGCTCATGGGCATGGCGAATGGCCTCCGCAATCTGGATGCCCAGCTCCAGGGTCTGTTCCGTGGATAAGGGGGCATAATTGCGGATGATATCCTTCAGATTCTGTCCTTCAATATATTCCATGACAATGTATTCCGTCTCTCCGTCCTTGCCCACATCGTAGATGGAGACGATATTGGCGTGGGAGAGACTGGCTGCCGACTGGGCCTCCCTGCGGAAACGGCGGACGAATTCCTCGTCTGCGGTAAACTGCTCGTGGAGAATTTTAATGGCGACGATCCGGTTCAATAAAAGATCCTTGGCTTTGTAGACAATGGCCATACCGCCGGACCCGATCTTTTCAATTATTTCATAGCGATTACTCAATATCTTGCTCACGAGTTATCACCTGCTTTCTGCCTTAATGCGGTCTCAATGATGGCGCGGGCAATGGGCGCCGAAGCCCCTCCCCCGGTACCCCCATTCTCGACCAGGACTGCTACAGCGATTTGAGGATTATCCGCCGGAGCAAAAGCAATATACCAAGCATGGGTCCTGACATTTCCTCCCGGTTCAGCCGAACCTGTTTTGGCGGCTACCTGGAACCCGGCAATGCCACCGGGAGCCGCTGTCCCCTCATTAACTGCCGTGACCATGGCGCTCTTAATCCTTTCCGCTTCCTGGGAGGACAGAGGGGTTAACCAAGGTTCAGGCTTTTTTATATAAAGTACATTCTGATTCTCATCCATCACCTGATCCACAATGTGGGGCTTCATAATCACACCTTGATTGGCAATTCCTGCTGTGATCAAGGCCATATGGAAAGGTGAAACCAAAACTTCCCCCTGCCCAAAAGCACTGGCTGCCAGCAGGTTATCATCCATGCGGCTGGGTACCGCCTCTTCATTGGTCAGGGTACTGCGCTTCACCGGCAATTCAAAAGGTATCTCCTGGCCAAATCCGAAAGATTTAGCTGCTTCCAGAAAATACTTATCTCCCGCCTGCACACCGTAGGTTGCAAAATAAGTATTGCAGGACTCAGCCAAAGCCAGATTATAATTCACCCAGCCATGGGCCTTGTCATTTTGTTCACGGATCACTTGTCCATTAATGATCGCCGTACCTGTACAATGATAGAGATCACTTGTATCTAACCCGGCCCGCAGGAGAGCCGCCGAGGTCATCACCTTTAACGTAGAGCCCGGGGTATAGAGAGCAAAAGCATGATTCAGAAAAGGGCTCCCCGGCTTCTTGCTGATGTTCTCCCAGTCTTCATCCACAGTATTGCCATCAAAGCCCGGCTGACTGACTAAAGCCAGCACTTCCCCATTGCGGGGGTCGATGGCTACCGCCGAACCGATCTTTCCTTTTAGGCCTTCATAGGCCACCTTCTGTAGACCATAATCCAGGGTAAGCACCACATCATTGCCCTGGCGGGGAAGTTGGAACACCTGCTCCAGGGTCTGTTCAGCAGTGGCATCTTTGATCCCCAAAAGCCAATCGCCAAGATGAGCCTCCAGCCCGGAAGAACCGCGCAGCAGGGTTGCATACCCGATAAGGGGCTCTAAAGCTTCACCTTTAGGGTAAATTCGAGTTTTCTCGTCTTCTTTTACTTCGGTTTGTGCCAATACTTCGCCGTTTCTGTCGAAAATTCCTCCTCTAACCACCCGCTGCTCCATGAGAATAAGCCGACGATTGGCGGGATTGTCCATCAATTCCGCAGAACGGGCCACCTGCCAATAGACAAGACCAAAGCTCAGGCCAATGATGCTTAAGGAGAAGCCTATGGCTACATTTCTTAAACCTTTTTTCATGCGGCATACTCCCTTCCTTTATTCTTGATATGCAAAGGACCTGCAGCTTCCGCATGAGAAATATTAGCTAGAATTCCCAACAGTAAAAAGTGAATAAGCAAGGAGCTTCCGCCATAACTAACCCAAGGCAGTGGGATTCCCGTTAAGGGCAGGAGCTTGGTGACTCCGGCCAGGATGATGATGGCTTCCGTCCCCACCAGGATTCCGATACCTGCTGCTAAAATCTGGCCAAAGCGGTCTGCCGCTTGAATACTAATGTGGAAGGCCCGCAAAACCACCACCAAAAAGAGCATCAGGAGGGCCATAGCCCCGGCAAAACCAAGCTCTTCAGCAATGATGGAAAAAATAAAATCCGTGCTGGCGGCAGGTACCTGAGAGGCACCAATACCATTGCCCAGACCTGTTCCCAGGATCTTGCCCCCGCCAATGGCAAAGAGGGATTGAGCAATTTGATAGCCGCCACCGCTGGGATCCCCCCAGGGATTGAGCCAGGTGGCAACACGAACCTGAACATGGCTGAAAAGAAAATAGCCTAAGGTTCCCGTACTTAAAAAGACAGGCAGGGCAACACCGAGATAAAGCACCCGCTCCGTCACCACATAGAGCACCAAAACATACAGAGAATAGAAGACCAGGGCTGTACCCAGGCTCTTCTGGGCAGCCAACAGGAGCAGCGAAAATCCTCCCATGACCAGAAAGGGTCCCAGGGTGCGCCAGTCCGGCAAGGAAAGCCTGCCGATCTGTACCGTCCCTACACGCAGAACCTCTTCATGCTCACTCAGGTAAGAGGCTAAGAAGATCAGCATAGCAACCTTAACCAATTCCTCGGATTCAAAGCCCATACCACCGATATGCAGCCAACTGGTTGCTCCTCCTTGAGTCACCCCAAAAAGCAAGGTGATCATCAACAGGACCACAGCACCTAAACCGGAAAGATAACGAAAGCGTCCCAAGGCCCGATAATCCCGCAGAGCATAAAGCACACAATAAAAGATGAACAGCCCCAGACAAGCCCACCAGAATTGCTTTAAGGCCGAAGCCGGGCGGATGCGGGTGATAAAGACCAGTCCAATCACCAGAATCATCTGCACTGTGGGCAACAGAAAGGGATCCCCTTGATAGGCCACAAGTTTTTCCAGAGCTGCGCCGATTAAGAGCAGCAGCGAAAAAACCCCCGCCTGCCAAAGGATTTGCTCGTTGGCTTTGCCGTCTAAGGCTAAGACGCCCAGTCCGACCCAGAGAATACTTAAAATTAATAGACGTAATATCCAGACCCTTTTCATTTTGTCACTCCGTAATACAGCATAAGGCTGTAAAATTATCGGGTGCACCTCGTTCTATGATCAGTTGATGAAGGCGCTCCAGGTGCTCTTCCCATGAACCTTTCTGCAAGAACTCCTCCTCTAACTCCCGATCGCTGATCACATTGGATACCCCATCCGTACAGAGGAAAAAGATATCACCTGTCTGCAACTCCAGGGACTGAGAGTCCACCTCTACATCCCACCCGGCTCCCACAGCTCTTACCAGCATATGACGCTTGGGATGGCTATCCGCCTCTTCCGAAGAAATCTGTCCCAGACGCACCAGCTCACCGACTAAAGAATGATCACGTGTCAGCTGAATCAGTTGCTCATTGCGCCATACATAGGCTCTGCTATCTCCGACATGGGCGAGAACGACCTTAGTCTCTCTGAAGACCAGAACGGTCAGCGTCGTCCCCATTCCTTCCGTAGCAGGGTTGCGGGTCGAGCTCAGATACACTTCCCGATTGGCCCGCACCAGAATCTCCCTGACCTGGTTCTCCAGGTCCTCGTTTTCTTGGGCCGCCAAATGGGGAGCACCCTTGATTAATTCGTCCAGGGCTGTCCGTGCCGCTACTTCCCCTGCCAGATGCCCGCCCATACCGTCGGCTACTGCATATACACCGTACTCCGGCAGAGCAAGGCAGGCATCCTCATTATTTTTGCGTACGCAGCCTGTTTCACTAAAGCTTAGAACTCTCATTTTGCCACCTCGAATATTGGAAAGTAATACTTCCAATTTTCACATAATCTCCGGCAACCAGTTGAACCGGGGAAGAGATCCGCTCTCCATTAACCCAGGTTCCATTGGTGCTTCCTAAGTCCTCCAGGGTCGTTACCCCCTTATGATGACGTACCAGGACATGATCCATGGAAGCGAAGTGATCGGCTAAAACCACATCGTTATTTTTCCCACGGCCTATTTTCAGGCCTTTTTGGTCAATGCGAAAGACTCGGCCTTTAGGCAATAACTCTCCCCCCGAGAGCACTTCAAAGCGCCCAAATTCCTTTTCCCCTTTGCGGATCAGCCCCTTAACCTGCAAATCTGCCAATAAGGCTGTGAGTATCCGAAAAAGAAAAAGATAAATTAGTCCAATGAAAAGTATCCTTCCCAGTACTAAAATTCCTTGCATAGAAACCTCCGCACTTTACTGACCTTCTTAACCCCTCCAGCCCCCCGTTCAATGGTGACGCAGGATAAAGATCGTCTGCCCTATTTCCACCCGGTCCCCCAAGCCTATTTTCTGCTTGGCAATCCTCTGTCCATTGAGCCAGGTTCCGTTGGTGCTGCCTAAGTCGTCAATCACCCAGTCTTCCCCGTCGCAGCTGAGCTTGAGATGCCGCCGGGATACTTCGGGATCCTGCAGGACAATTTCACACTGACCATGGCGCCCGATATGAATCATCTCTTCCTCCAAAGGGAAAGTTTTTCCAGAATCCGGTCCTTGAATTATTTCGAGAGCATAACGAATTTTCCTGCTCTGTTCATAGGAATTTCGGAGATTGTAAGGAAGTTCCCCTTGAAAGATATTGGTCTGATCCCGCCAATCCACAGATTCAACCGCTTCCTGGGCTTCTTCTTCGTACTCGTCATCGTCGTCCCAAAGGACCTCGATGGAATCATCAAAATCCACTTCGATGAACATTTCATGAGGCTTTACCGTGTCATCGGAGTGAAGTTCGATGGAAGGTTTGCTCAAGAAAGTGAAGCCGCTTTTCTTGCCCTCGGCATGCAGATATTTGGAAAGCTCAATTAAAAAGGCATCCCCAAAATTAGCAAAAGGACTCCAATCACTGGAGTGGAGAAAAACCCGGTAAACATTAGGCACATAAACCTGGGAAATGCTCACCTGCTTGTTTTTCTGCATGATGCGAACCAGTTCTTTAGCCAATTCCACAGGTTGCAGCCGAGAATTGTTATTCTTTTTAAACATACCCGTAAATAGACTTTCCGCTACTTCTTCAAAACGGGCCAATAGGTTCATTTCTGCTCACACTCCAATTGCCGTCTTAATTGACCGCAGGCTGCGTCGATATCTGTTCCTTTTTCTTCACGAACAGAAACGGGGATGCCCATACTCTCTAAACTCTGGGCAAATTGCTGAACCTCCTTGGCCGTGGGCCGGGCCATGCCTGTTCCCGCTACAGGGTTGACCGGAATGAGATTCACATGGGCTAATTGTCCCTTTAAAAGGTGCCCTACTGCTTGAGCAGCTTCCCGGGTTGCCTGACCGGAAATCAAAGCGATCTCAAAGGTAATACGGCGGTTCGTCAGCGTTGTATAGTCTCCGCAGGCTTCCATAAGTTCCTCTAAGGGATACTTGCGATTTATAGGAATGAGTTGATCCCGGGTCGTATTATGGGCGCTATGTAAAGAAACGGCCAAGCCTACCTGAGGGTTATCTTTGGCTAATTGCCGGATTTTCGGGGCTACCCCGCTGGTGGAGATGGTCATTCGCCTCATCCCAATCCCCTGACCTTCTGGATCATTGAGCAGTTCGATGGCTTTGAGAACCGCCTCATAATTCAATAAAGGCTCACCCATGCCCATAAAGACAATATTCGTGACCTGAAAATCCGGATCTTCCTGGCGCATGAGATAAGTGATGTCCAGAACCTGACCCAGGATCTCCCCGGGGCTTAAATTTCTCCGCCATCCCCCCAGGCCGGTGGCGCAGAAGGCACAGCCCACGGCACAACCAATCTGAGTGGACACACAGACCGTATGACGCTCTCTGTTCTTGCGGCGATCATAATCCATCAGCACACATTCCAGGGTTTCGCCGTCAGCACAACGGAAGAGAAATTTACGGGTGCCATCCTGAGAAATCTGTGCCTTGACTTTCCTTAGGGGCTGCAGGAAGAGACCCTCCTGCAGCTTTTGCCGATCCCCTGCTCCAATGTTCCTGAGCTCTTCCCAGTTTTGAACAGCTTTCTGCTGGACCCACTGGAATACTTGGCGGCCCCGGAATTTCGGCAGTCCCAGCTCGACACAATGCTGGGTTAATTCACTTTGATTCAGATCCCGGCAATCCATTCTCTTCATAGTATTCACCCAAATCTTTCCACCTAAACTTCCACCCGGCGAAATTTCGCCAGGAAAAAGCCATCCATACCCTGTTTATGGGGCAAAATCTGCAGAAATCCCTTGGCGGCTTGTTTCCTGTCTTGTTCTGATGCCAAAGAATAGGGAAGTTCCCCGCTGAAATCAACGGTGGTGAATTCCGGATGATTGGCACGAAAAGCCTTCACCACTTCGAAATTCTCCTCAGGTTCAATCGTACAGGTCGAATAAACCAGCTCGCCGCCGGCCGCAACGCATTGAGCCGCCCGCTCCAGGATGGCCAATTGCAAGGCCGGTAAAGTTTTTATTTCATCCTGTTCCTTATGCCAGCGCATATCCGCCCGGCGACGCAGGACCCCCAACCCCGAACAGGGGGCATCAACCAACACTTTATGACAGGAAGCATCCTTTACTCCCGCCAGCTCCCGGGCATCTCCGGCCTGGGCGCGGATGATGGTAATCCCTAAACGGGCGGCCAGATCTTCGATAAGCTTCACCTTATGGGGGTGGATATCAAAAGCAAGGATTTCTCCCTGATTCTCCATCCTTTGCGCCAGGTGAGTGGTTTTCCCTCCCGGGGCGCCGCAGGCGTCCAACACCTTTTGCCCGGCTTGAGGATTTAAGACATGAGCAATCAATTGAGAACTTTCATCCTGAACGGTGAAGTGTCCTTCCTGAAAACTGGGCAGTTTATCCAGAGATCCGAAGTCTTCGATCACCAAACTCTCCGGAACCCGTTCCCCAATCGTCACCTTTACTCCTTCCCCCTCCAGCCTTGCTTGTAAGTCCGCCCGGGAAATCTTCAGGGTATTGGTACGGATCCACACAGGAGCGGGCTCGTTATTGGCTTGGCATAAAGCTTCCGTATCCGCCATGCCATAGCGTTTCAACCAGCGCTTCACCATCCACTCCGGGTGAGAATAGCGCAGGGAAAGAAAGCGGACGGGTTCCTTCTCTTTGCTGGGCCAAAGCATGTCCCAACCGGTTTCCAAAACTCTCCTTAAGACACTGTTCACTAAGGAAGTGTATTTTCCCTGCTGCTTTTTGGTCAACTCCACCCCTTCGTTGATGGCCACAGCTGCGGGAATCCTGGAAAGGTAGAGAATCTGCAAGGCGCTGATTCTGAGAATCCAACGCACCTCATGGGGCAGTTGGGATAAAGGTTTGCGCAGATGGCGCCTTAAAGCATAATCCAGAGTCAGACGGTGTTTTAACGTCCCATTGATCAGAAGGGTGGCCAATTGGCGCTCCCGGGGATCGCTTAAATCGTGCAGAGCTTTTTGCATTACCAGATTGGCATAGGCTTTTTCTTCCTCGATGCGCCGGAGAATCTGCACAGCCAAGGCTCTTGAGGTTATTTTATCCATGCTTTACTCATCCTTTTGTCCTTCCCTGTCCAGTTTTCACCCAAAGCTCTCTCCCGCCTGTCCACGACGACCTAAGAAAAAGTCCCGGGCCGGCATGGGCTTCTTACCTGCAGGCTGTACCTCAACAATCCGGATCAACCCTTCTCCGGTCTGAACCAACAAGCCCTGCTGATCCCAAGCGATGATTTCACCTGGTTTAAAATCTTTAAGGGCAGGCGGGCCCGGTTCTGCTCCATCTCCTCTTGCTTGCGCAGAGATGCTTGATTTCCACACTTTGACCGTTTCTTCTCTGAACAGAGTATAGGAACCGGGCCAGGGGTTCAGGCCGCGGATCTGATTATGAATGTCTTGGGCGCTGCGTGCCCAGTCGATCTTCTCATGCTCCCGGGTCAGCAAAGAGGCATAACGCACCGGCCCCTTTTGGGGTGTCCTGGGCAATTCCCCCTTGTGAAGCTGCTCCAAAGTAGCGATTAAAAGCTGAGCGCCAGCTTGGGCCAGAGCATCATGAAGCTCCCCGGTGGTGGTATCCTCCCCAATCGGGAGTTCGGTTTTCAGAAGCATATCTCCCGTATCCAGCCCTTCATCCATCTGCATGGTGGTCACGCCGGTCCTTTGATCTCCCTTCAGGATGGACCAATGAATGGGAGCGGCGCCGCGCCAATCCGGCAAAAGGGAAGCATGGACATTGATGCAGCCGTAAGGGGGCAATCCTAAGATTTCTTTGGATAATAGTTGTCCATAGGCCACCACGATGATGACCTCCGGGGCCAGTTCCTTTAAGATTTCCAGGCTCTCGGGGCTTTTGACTTTGTGGGGCTGATAAACGGGCAGCCCCAGCTCCTGAGCGGCTGTCTTAACCGGACTGGGCTTCAGGTTCTTGCCCCGGCCGGAAGGGCGGTCCGGCTGGGTAAACACTCCCGCCACATCGTGACCGTGAGCCGCCAGGGCTTGGAGAGCTGGAACGGCGAAGTCCGGCGTTCCCATGAAAACGAGTCGCATAGTAATTACTCCTTATATTGAAGGTTATATCTCCTGAACGCTATATCTCCAGGATTTTGCTTTACGTCGTTCGCTCCATAAGCTGCGCGGACAAAACTAACGCTCAAGCCCTCCGCTCCATCGGGTCCCCGCCCAAATCGCTCCTGCTCAATGGGCGGTTGGAAACGTCCTGTTTCCAACCCGACTCCGCTGCATGCTTTTCGCGAAGTTTTGTTTCCGCTCGCTTAAATCCGCTCTCTTCTGTAAAGCAAAATCCTTGGGCTGTTTCTTGGGTTCAAGCAAGCGGGGCGTTGTAGGATAGGGATTACTTCACTCAGGACCCTTAAGTGCTGCTTATACTCAAGAGAAGATCTGAAAAGAGGACCTTCAAGTGTAGCTTTGCGCACAAAAGGGAACGGATTTAGCGGAGGGGTGGTCGGGTGAAGGTCGCTTTCTTAACGTAGCGCAGCCACGGTTCACATGCAGAAAACAGCGGGGTTTGGCGTAGCTGTTAAGGAAGCGAGTGAACCAGCCCCGGAGCTATGGAGAACGTGAGTCTCCGATCAAGAAGGCCTCCAGTGGAGGGTTTCAGGAGCTCACGCCCGAAGGTCCGTTGTGCGTAAAGCTACACACGACCCAAGCATCGGTTCCCCTTCTACCAATACAGCCAACAGGTGCTACCTCCGAGAAGTCTTCTTCGCTTTATCAACGAACAAGATCCCTTCCAGGTGGTCGATTTCATGCTGGAGGCAGCGGGAAAGCAGTCCTTCTCCTTCGATGACCTGGAGCTCTCCCTGGCGGTTGAGGGCTTCTACTTTGACTTTGGCTGCCCGGGCTACCTGACCGGTTATGCCGGGGATGCTTAAGCATCCTTCATCATCCAGATCTTCGCCCTCTTTGGCGATGATGACAGGGTTGATTAGCTCCAAGGGGCCTTCTCCTACATCGATAACGACGACGCGTTTGGAGACTCCCACCTGGGGAGCGGCCAAGCCTACTCCATTGGCATCATAGAGTGTATCCAGCATATTATCTAAAAGTTTTGCAATATTAGGTGTTATCTCTTTGACGGGAACAGCTTTCTCCCGCAGTACTTCGGAACCAATTTCTACAATCTGATAAATCGCCATGTCACGGTTTCCCCTTCCTACTCACTTCTTCTTATTTTATTATTTATTATACTACATATCTCCAATATTGAACGAGACCCCATTCAGGAGGAGATCCAACACCCACTGAAGGCCTGCCGAATCCACCCTGGACTTGGGGCAGGTTAGTTCAATACTCGATAATATCTTACATGCTTAAGGGATCTACTTCGATATTGAGTTGAATTCCCGAACTAATGGGATCACGTGCAAAACGCCGGACACCTTGATGCAAAAATTCACGCAGCACATCCATAGTTTTTCCTTTAACCGAGACCTGCCAGCGGAAATGATTTTTGAGGCGGGGAATCACAGCCGGAGCAGGGCCGAGAATATCTAAAGAAGTATGCCCATTTTGATCGGATACTATTCCCTGCCTTAAAGAATTGACCAGGCTATGGGCTCCTTTGATCACTTTCTCTTCCTTTTCATGAATAAGGGTCACCCGGATGACATGGGTGAAGGGAGGATAATTTCTGGCTTTCCGATAGCCAATCTCTTCCCAAAAGAAGCCCTTAAAATTGTGCTGAGAGGCTTGAATAATCGCCCTGTCTTCCGGTGTATAAGTCTGAATCACAACCTGCCCGGGTTTTTGACTGCGGCCGGCCCGGCCGGCCACTTGGGTCAGAAGCTGGAAGGTTCTCTCCCTGGCGCGGAAATCCGGCATATTCAGCATCTGATCGGCTGCCACAACTCCTACTAAAGTGACATTAGGAAAATCCAGTCCCTTGGCCATCATCTGGGTGCCCACGAGGATATCTGCCTCCTGGCGGCGGAATTTGCCCAGGATGTCCTCATAGGCATCTTTAGAGCGGGTGGTATCAAAATCCAGGCGGAGGATTCTTGCCGCCGGGTAAAGTCCTTTGATTTCATCTTCCACCCGCTGAGTCCCTTGCCCAAAAAAGCGAATATAGCGGCTGCCGCATTCCGGACAGGTGCGGGGAGGAACCTCTTCATGATTGCAATAATGGCAACGCATGGTGTGGCCTTGAGTATGGTAAGTCAGAGCGATATCACAGTCATGACAGCGAATCACATAACCGCATTCCCGGCAGACCACAAAGGTGGAGTAGCCGCGGCGGTTCAAGAACAGCATGGACTGTTCTCCCCGCTCCAGGGTCCTTTTCAGCTTGTCTTGCAGGGAGAGGGAAAACATACTGCGATTCCCTTTAATCAATTCCTCCCGCATATCCACCACTTCTACAGGGGGCAGCGGGCGGCGGTTGACCCGTTCTTCCATGGTAAGCAAAGGAACCTTGCCGGTCTGAGCCGCGGCATAGGCTTCCAGAGAAGGGGTAGCGCTTCCCAAAAGCACTACTCCCCGGAGCTGTTCCATCCGTTTACGGGCCACATTGCGGGCATGGTATTTGGGATTTTCCTCTTGATGATAGGCGCTCTCATGTTCTTCATCCAAGATGATCAAGCGTAAATCAGGCAGCGGGGCAAAAACCGCCGAACGGGCCCCGACGACAATCCTGATTTTCCCCTGGAGAATATCCTGCCAGGCCTTGGCCTTTTCCCCCACTTGCAATCCCGAGTGGAGAACAATCAACTGCTCGCCGAATTGGTCTTGAAAATAGCGGGCGATCTGAGACGTCAGCGAAATCTCAGGAACCAACAAAATGGCTGAACCGCCTTTAATCAGCACTTCCCCAATCAGTCTTTGGTAGACCTCCGTCTTGCCGCTGCCGGTAACCCCATGCAAGAGCAGGGTTTGATAACTTTGTTTATCCAGGGCCTGAGTAACTTTTTCACATACTTTCGCTTGTTCAGGAGTGAGTGTCCGCAGGTAATCCGGCCCCTGGTGAACATTAAGTTCAATATCGGCTTCATGCATCATACCGGTCATCGATTCCCTATCCCCCAGGTCATCGCCAACCCTCTCTTCGGAAGTAAGCGCAGCCTGGACTTTGCGGGGAACACCGGAGGTAAAGCGGGATTCCAGTTTGAGCCAGCCTTGCTTGGCTAAGTGCTCTACCTGGGTCTTGGACAGACCTGAGCGCTTAAGATAGATACTCAGGGGCAATGCCTTATTCCGTGACCGAAAGATAACCGCCAAAGCCTGATAGGTCTCTGAATCCAGGATTTTTAAAGCCTTAACATCCTCATCCTCCTGGGCAGCCATAGGAATGACATACTCTTCCACCTTACCCTTGAGCAGGGGCCAAACCGTATGAAGACTCTGGGCGATGGAGCAGATAGTCGTTTCCGCCAGCCACAGAGCTAAATCCACAAGATCTTCAGGAACGACATGCATGGTGTCAACAATCCCCAAAATGGGTTTTAGAGCCGAGTGCGCTATCCCCTGGGGCAGCTGCTCCGTGATCCGGACCACCACGCCTTGAACTTGACGATATTGCAAAGGCACAAGGACGCGCATCCCTCTTTTTAAGGATAGCCCTTCAGGAATTTGGTAGTGAAACACCTGATCAAGGCGACGATTGGCCACATCAACAAGAACTTCTGCATAATGCACTTTCATCGCCTCCTTTAATTTCTCTCTTAAAGCTTAATTCTGTCCTCACAGA contains these protein-coding regions:
- the priA gene encoding primosomal protein N'; the encoded protein is MHYAEVLVDVANRRLDQVFHYQIPEGLSLKRGMRVLVPLQYRQVQGVVVRITEQLPQGIAHSALKPILGIVDTMHVVPEDLVDLALWLAETTICSIAQSLHTVWPLLKGKVEEYVIPMAAQEDEDVKALKILDSETYQALAVIFRSRNKALPLSIYLKRSGLSKTQVEHLAKQGWLKLESRFTSGVPRKVQAALTSEERVGDDLGDRESMTGMMHEADIELNVHQGPDYLRTLTPEQAKVCEKVTQALDKQSYQTLLLHGVTGSGKTEVYQRLIGEVLIKGGSAILLVPEISLTSQIARYFQDQFGEQLIVLHSGLQVGEKAKAWQDILQGKIRIVVGARSAVFAPLPDLRLIILDEEHESAYHQEENPKYHARNVARKRMEQLRGVVLLGSATPSLEAYAAAQTGKVPLLTMEERVNRRPLPPVEVVDMREELIKGNRSMFSLSLQDKLKRTLERGEQSMLFLNRRGYSTFVVCRECGYVIRCHDCDIALTYHTQGHTMRCHYCNHEEVPPRTCPECGSRYIRFFGQGTQRVEDEIKGLYPAARILRLDFDTTRSKDAYEDILGKFRRQEADILVGTQMMAKGLDFPNVTLVGVVAADQMLNMPDFRARERTFQLLTQVAGRAGRSQKPGQVVIQTYTPEDRAIIQASQHNFKGFFWEEIGYRKARNYPPFTHVIRVTLIHEKEEKVIKGAHSLVNSLRQGIVSDQNGHTSLDILGPAPAVIPRLKNHFRWQVSVKGKTMDVLREFLHQGVRRFARDPISSGIQLNIEVDPLSM